One Heliomicrobium gestii genomic region harbors:
- the prfA gene encoding peptide chain release factor 1 — MIDKLEIIEQKYEELTQLLSDPEIINDQTRWQRHAKQQAGMTEIVEAFREYKGVLQGIDDARAMLDESDRELQEMASLELDELSGRKEALEQRLRILLLPKDPNDEKNVIIEIRAGTGGEEAGLFAGDLYRMYNRFADRQGWRTELLSANYTDIGGFKEVIVLVEGQGAFSKLKFESGVHRVQRVPATESSGRIHTSAATVAVMPEAEEVEIDVNPNELRIDVFCSSGAGGQHVNKTESAVRITHLPTGIVVSCQDEKSQLKNREKAMRVLRARLLEKAQEEQHGELASVRKSMVGSGDRSERIRTYNFPQGRVTDHRIGLTLHRLETILDGDLNEVIDGLVATDQAEKMKAME, encoded by the coding sequence ATGATCGATAAATTGGAAATTATCGAACAAAAATATGAAGAACTGACCCAGTTGCTCAGCGATCCCGAGATCATCAACGATCAGACCCGCTGGCAGCGCCATGCGAAGCAGCAGGCGGGGATGACGGAGATCGTCGAGGCCTTTCGGGAGTACAAGGGTGTCCTGCAGGGCATCGATGACGCCCGGGCGATGCTCGATGAGTCCGACCGGGAGCTGCAGGAGATGGCCTCCCTGGAACTGGACGAACTGTCGGGACGCAAGGAAGCGCTGGAACAGCGGCTGAGGATCCTGTTGCTGCCGAAGGATCCCAATGATGAAAAGAACGTCATCATCGAGATCCGGGCGGGCACCGGCGGCGAGGAGGCGGGCCTCTTTGCCGGCGATCTCTATCGCATGTACAACCGTTTTGCCGACCGGCAGGGATGGCGGACAGAACTGCTTTCGGCAAACTACACCGACATCGGCGGCTTCAAGGAGGTCATCGTCCTCGTCGAAGGCCAGGGCGCTTTTTCGAAGCTGAAGTTCGAGTCGGGCGTTCACCGCGTGCAGCGGGTGCCGGCGACCGAGTCGAGCGGGCGCATCCACACCTCGGCGGCCACGGTGGCCGTCATGCCTGAGGCGGAAGAGGTAGAGATCGATGTCAACCCGAACGAGTTGCGCATTGATGTCTTCTGTTCCTCCGGCGCCGGCGGTCAGCACGTCAACAAGACCGAGTCGGCTGTGCGGATCACCCACCTGCCCACAGGCATTGTCGTCTCCTGCCAGGACGAGAAATCTCAGCTCAAGAACCGGGAAAAGGCGATGCGCGTGTTGCGGGCGCGTCTGCTGGAAAAAGCCCAGGAGGAGCAGCATGGCGAACTGGCCAGCGTGCGCAAGTCCATGGTCGGTTCGGGCGACCGCTCGGAGCGGATTCGCACCTACAATTTCCCGCAGGGACGGGTGACCGATCACCGCATCGGGCTGACGCTGCACCGTCTGGAAACGATCCTTGACGGCGATCTGAATGAGGTGATCGACGGCTTGGTGGCGACGGATCAGGCGGAAAAGATGAAGGCGATGGAGTAA
- a CDS encoding DUF1385 domain-containing protein, producing the protein MGKFQYGGQAVIEGVMMRGPDEMAIAVRCPNDEIVIEKQPVASWMNGVLMKTPVLRGTGALLDALILGVKALSFSAGKATDEEEEELTPWEIAVTISVALVMGAGLFIFLPTAAAHLTRQLVPNLFLQNLIEGIVRIALFFGYIAAISRMPDIQRVFQYHGAEHKVIHAYEAGEELTVANAQRQTTLHPRCGTSFLLFVMVIKIFAFSLLPDATLFWKVAYRLALVPFVAGISYEIIKLSGRYPRFWLMRLFIQPGLWLQRMTTREPDDRQVEVAIRALLAVLPQTVSTQDGAVNKAAGERLKGSITEEPAVV; encoded by the coding sequence ATGGGGAAATTTCAGTATGGCGGCCAGGCCGTCATTGAAGGTGTCATGATGCGCGGGCCCGATGAGATGGCCATCGCCGTCCGTTGCCCCAATGATGAGATTGTCATTGAGAAGCAACCTGTGGCATCGTGGATGAACGGTGTCCTCATGAAAACCCCAGTCCTCCGCGGAACGGGGGCGCTCTTGGACGCGCTGATCCTGGGGGTCAAGGCGCTCTCCTTTTCCGCCGGCAAGGCGACTGATGAGGAGGAAGAGGAACTCACCCCCTGGGAGATCGCTGTCACCATCTCCGTGGCCCTTGTCATGGGCGCTGGCCTGTTCATTTTTCTGCCGACGGCGGCGGCCCACCTGACCCGTCAGTTGGTGCCGAACCTCTTTTTGCAAAACCTGATCGAAGGCATCGTCCGGATCGCGCTTTTTTTCGGCTATATCGCGGCCATCTCCCGGATGCCCGACATCCAGCGGGTCTTTCAATACCATGGCGCCGAACACAAGGTCATCCATGCTTATGAAGCCGGTGAGGAATTGACGGTGGCCAACGCCCAGCGGCAGACGACGCTGCATCCCCGTTGCGGCACCAGCTTCCTGCTCTTCGTGATGGTCATCAAAATTTTTGCCTTTTCCCTGCTTCCCGACGCCACGCTCTTTTGGAAGGTGGCCTACCGGTTGGCCCTCGTTCCTTTTGTGGCCGGGATCAGCTATGAGATCATCAAGCTCTCCGGCCGGTATCCCCGGTTTTGGTTGATGCGCCTCTTTATCCAGCCCGGTCTCTGGCTGCAGCGGATGACGACGCGGGAGCCCGATGACAGGCAGGTGGAGGTGGCGATCCGGGCGCTCCTGGCGGTGCTTCCTCAGACCGTCTCGACGCAGGATGGCGCCGTCAACAAAGCAGCAGGCGAGCGTCTGAAAGGTTCCATCACAGAGGAACCGGCCGTCGTTTGA
- the rpmE gene encoding 50S ribosomal protein L31 — protein MKEGIHPQVHQAKVHCACGETFETTSTRKEIKVDVCSKCHPFFTGKSRSVEVGGRVDRFKKKYGL, from the coding sequence GTGAAGGAAGGCATCCATCCGCAAGTGCACCAGGCCAAAGTGCATTGCGCCTGCGGCGAGACCTTTGAAACGACCTCGACCCGCAAAGAAATCAAAGTGGACGTTTGCTCCAAGTGCCATCCTTTTTTCACCGGTAAGAGCCGTAGCGTAGAAGTCGGCGGCCGGGTGGATCGGTTCAAGAAAAAGTACGGTCTATAA
- a CDS encoding peptidoglycan DD-metalloendopeptidase family protein, protein MIPIQRDGRRPLGFFRLLLFSLIGALLIHPVAGDAAESDLWRLLKGDLTLTETVDRDGTATGQEFESDDGAVDGSRAATSDGSAGASVDGTGDPAEAAKDGWRLHRVSAGETLFGIARSHGLTVEELRQRNELKNGLLQPGQALRVPASGKRTVGEASREMATGATIPALPSRGAVLSSMLTPLDGVVTSPFGPRRGAFHHGIDIAGDRGETIRAAQRGRILFAGWKPIYGRTVIVEHPYGVVTLYAHAQKVLVREGDEVERGQPIAQVGATGVATGPHLHFEVRLDSRTVNPATYLRGVSTSV, encoded by the coding sequence ATGATTCCGATACAAAGAGACGGCAGGCGCCCCTTGGGGTTCTTCCGTCTCTTGCTTTTCTCACTCATCGGGGCGCTCTTGATCCATCCGGTTGCCGGTGACGCCGCCGAAAGCGACCTGTGGCGGTTGCTGAAAGGCGACCTGACGTTGACAGAGACGGTGGATAGGGACGGAACGGCAACAGGGCAAGAATTCGAAAGCGATGACGGCGCCGTGGATGGTTCCAGGGCCGCGACTTCCGATGGTTCTGCCGGCGCATCTGTCGATGGGACCGGTGATCCTGCGGAAGCGGCGAAGGATGGCTGGCGGTTGCACCGTGTCTCCGCCGGGGAGACGCTCTTCGGCATCGCCCGCAGCCATGGCCTGACCGTAGAGGAACTGCGACAACGAAACGAACTGAAGAATGGCCTGTTGCAGCCGGGACAAGCGTTGCGCGTGCCGGCGTCGGGCAAGCGAACCGTGGGCGAGGCGAGCCGCGAGATGGCAACGGGCGCGACGATACCGGCCTTGCCATCTCGTGGCGCCGTTCTTTCGTCGATGCTGACGCCCTTGGACGGCGTCGTCACCTCCCCCTTTGGCCCACGGAGAGGCGCCTTTCACCACGGGATCGACATCGCCGGCGATCGGGGCGAGACGATCCGGGCAGCCCAGCGGGGGCGGATCCTCTTTGCCGGGTGGAAGCCCATCTATGGGCGGACGGTCATCGTGGAACATCCCTATGGGGTGGTCACCCTGTACGCCCATGCGCAAAAGGTGCTGGTGCGAGAGGGCGATGAGGTTGAACGGGGACAGCCGATCGCCCAGGTGGGCGCCACCGGCGTGGCCACCGGTCCTCACTTGCACTTTGAAGTGCGCCTGGACAGCCGGACGGTCAACCCGGCGACCTATCTTCGCGGCGTCTCAACGAGCGTGTAA
- a CDS encoding DUF2062 domain-containing protein, giving the protein MTAWIRFKRFLRFHYLRLRRLKDQPEPLARGVAFGFASGFGPFFGLGLVAAWAFAALFRGNRTAAVITAVLFKWAIPLFITANLAVGSLVWGQPLHHANVHDLRHAHFWKDMGVFFVTGSAINMVISYVVAYFPVLHWANQRRLAKRALQTNLE; this is encoded by the coding sequence ATGACAGCATGGATACGGTTTAAGCGATTTCTCCGCTTTCACTATCTGCGGTTGCGGCGGCTGAAGGATCAGCCGGAACCGCTGGCGCGGGGCGTCGCCTTCGGATTCGCCTCCGGGTTCGGCCCCTTTTTTGGGCTGGGGCTTGTCGCCGCCTGGGCCTTCGCCGCCCTCTTTCGGGGCAACCGGACCGCTGCGGTGATCACAGCGGTGCTCTTCAAATGGGCGATCCCCCTGTTCATCACCGCCAACCTGGCCGTGGGATCCCTTGTTTGGGGACAGCCCCTTCACCATGCGAACGTTCACGATCTCCGGCATGCGCATTTTTGGAAGGACATGGGGGTCTTCTTTGTCACCGGCAGCGCCATCAACATGGTCATCTCCTATGTCGTCGCCTATTTCCCCGTCTTGCACTGGGCAAACCAGCGACGGCTCGCCAAGCGGGCGCTTCAGACAAACCTCGAATAG
- the glpX gene encoding class II fructose-bisphosphatase → MYRELALEFARVTEAAALASARWMGRGDKMAADDAATEAMRAMFDTVSIDGVVVIGEGEMDEAPMLYIGEKVGGGGEAELDIAVDPLEGTNIVAKGLNGAISVLAAAQRGCLLHAPDMYMDKIVVGPAAKGRIHLDAPVEDNLKNVADALGKPIDELSVVILDRPRHADMIARCRKAGARIQLILDGDVAPAVATAFPDSGVDIMMGIGGAPEGVIAAAAIRCLGGEMQGRLCPESPEEEARCISMGLEDPRKILLLDDMVRGDGVIFAATGITDGSLLKGVKYTAQGALTHTVVIRGRTGTVRFINALHRLERKPHFGWGRNEAQA, encoded by the coding sequence ATGTACAGGGAACTGGCTCTTGAGTTTGCTCGCGTCACCGAGGCGGCTGCCTTGGCGTCGGCGCGTTGGATGGGACGGGGCGACAAGATGGCCGCCGACGACGCGGCGACAGAAGCGATGCGCGCCATGTTCGACACGGTCAGCATCGACGGGGTGGTCGTGATCGGCGAAGGGGAAATGGATGAAGCGCCGATGCTGTACATCGGCGAAAAAGTGGGCGGCGGCGGGGAAGCCGAACTGGATATCGCTGTCGATCCCCTCGAAGGCACCAACATCGTCGCCAAGGGCTTGAACGGAGCCATCTCTGTTCTGGCGGCGGCCCAACGGGGATGCCTGCTCCATGCGCCGGACATGTATATGGATAAGATCGTCGTCGGACCGGCGGCGAAGGGCCGCATCCATCTCGACGCGCCGGTGGAGGATAACCTGAAGAACGTCGCCGACGCGCTCGGAAAGCCCATCGACGAACTGAGCGTGGTCATTCTCGACCGCCCTCGCCATGCCGATATGATCGCCCGCTGCCGGAAGGCAGGCGCCCGGATTCAACTGATCTTGGACGGTGACGTGGCGCCGGCCGTGGCGACGGCCTTCCCCGACTCTGGGGTGGACATCATGATGGGCATCGGTGGCGCGCCGGAAGGGGTCATCGCCGCTGCGGCCATCCGTTGTCTCGGCGGCGAGATGCAGGGGCGCCTCTGCCCGGAATCGCCGGAGGAAGAGGCTCGCTGCATCTCCATGGGCCTTGAGGATCCCCGCAAGATCCTCCTGCTCGACGACATGGTCCGCGGTGACGGGGTGATCTTCGCCGCGACGGGTATCACCGACGGCAGCCTGCTCAAAGGCGTCAAGTATACGGCCCAAGGCGCCTTGACCCACACGGTCGTCATCCGTGGCCGCACCGGCACTGTTCGATTCATCAACGCCTTGCATAGACTGGAGCGAAAGCCTCATTTTGGCTGGGGCCGCAACGAAGCCCAGGCGTAA
- the fsa gene encoding fructose-6-phosphate aldolase produces the protein MRFFLDSANIEEIREAHRLGVISGVTTNPSLIAKEGRNFREVVQEIAAIVDGPISAEVISTDAEGMVAEARELAKIHPNIVIKIPMCAAGLSATAKLAQEGIRTNVTLIFSANQGLMAANAGATYVSPFVGRLDDIGHDGMDVLRELVEIFDIHGIATEIIAASIRHPVHVTAAARAGAPIATVPFKVLLQMIKHPLTDSGIERFLKDWESVKDK, from the coding sequence ATGCGCTTTTTTCTGGACAGCGCCAACATTGAGGAGATCCGGGAAGCCCATCGGCTCGGGGTGATCAGCGGTGTGACGACCAACCCTTCGCTGATCGCCAAAGAGGGACGCAACTTCCGCGAGGTGGTGCAGGAGATCGCCGCCATCGTCGACGGACCGATTTCGGCGGAGGTGATCAGCACCGATGCCGAAGGGATGGTCGCCGAGGCGAGGGAACTGGCCAAGATCCACCCGAACATCGTGATCAAGATTCCCATGTGCGCCGCCGGCTTGTCGGCGACGGCGAAGTTGGCCCAGGAAGGCATCCGCACCAATGTCACCCTCATCTTTTCTGCCAACCAGGGTCTGATGGCGGCCAATGCCGGCGCCACCTATGTGAGCCCCTTTGTGGGCCGCCTCGATGACATCGGTCACGACGGCATGGATGTGCTCCGTGAACTGGTGGAGATCTTCGATATCCACGGGATCGCCACAGAGATCATCGCAGCCAGCATTCGCCATCCCGTCCATGTGACCGCTGCGGCCCGCGCCGGCGCTCCCATCGCCACGGTGCCCTTCAAGGTTCTTTTGCAGATGATCAAGCATCCCCTCACCGATTCAGGGATCGAGCGGTTCTTAAAAGACTGGGAATCGGTCAAAGACAAGTAA